One segment of Candidatus Methylomirabilis sp. DNA contains the following:
- a CDS encoding ABC transporter ATP-binding protein yields MFKKFARLRPYLYRHRRFLFIGLAALVMTDLCGLAIPWLTKDALDALLGGPEMTVPLWKYPALIILAAGFQVIFRYYWRTHVFGFSRHIEWDFRNEIFAHLQRLPLSYFTRTKTGDLMSRLTNDMVSVREMLGMGAMATIDAVLMVSSSLLLMVVIDPWLTLWSLLPLPGITALMLVAGNRIFNRYRDIQRHLSTLSTFVQENLAGIRVVQAYAQEENQQRYFDGLSREYRFKNLELTKRWGYFWPVTSVLSGLAATVVLWIGGRQVAMQTMSLGELAGFYGYLAMLTWPMMAVGYVITLYQRGSASLARLVEILDAPVAAGYQVDSTASLEVPETGQVPELHGKIEFRNLSFRYGPDAPIALQGITLTIPAGTWCGVVGDTGAGKSTLVSLLLRLHEPPPGTLFIDDVEIRQLPLKTLKRAIGYVSQDIFLFSDTIRENILFGNGDATSEELEMAADLAQLTPSIQGFTQQFETLLGERGVRLSGGQKQRTALARAIIKNSPILILDDAFSSVDTETEERILEQLKGFMRERTTILISHRISTVMAADQIVYLKEGRIVERGSHEELLSLRGHYYRLYRRQLLTREIDAISDNAGARA; encoded by the coding sequence ATTTTCAAGAAGTTCGCCCGGCTTCGACCGTACCTGTACCGGCACCGGCGGTTCCTGTTCATCGGTCTAGCTGCGCTGGTTATGACTGACCTGTGCGGGCTGGCTATCCCGTGGTTGACCAAGGATGCCCTGGACGCCTTGCTGGGCGGTCCGGAGATGACCGTTCCCCTCTGGAAGTATCCTGCACTGATTATCCTGGCCGCCGGCTTTCAGGTGATCTTTCGCTACTACTGGCGGACTCACGTATTCGGGTTCTCGCGGCATATCGAATGGGATTTCAGGAATGAGATCTTTGCCCACTTGCAGCGCCTGCCGCTCAGTTACTTCACCCGTACCAAAACCGGCGACCTGATGTCGCGGCTGACCAACGATATGGTCTCCGTCCGCGAGATGCTGGGGATGGGGGCCATGGCGACGATCGACGCCGTCTTGATGGTTTCCAGTAGCCTGCTGCTGATGGTGGTCATCGATCCGTGGTTGACGTTATGGAGCCTCCTGCCCCTTCCCGGCATCACCGCCCTCATGCTCGTAGCCGGCAACCGGATCTTCAACCGGTATCGGGATATCCAGCGGCATCTCAGTACCCTCAGTACATTTGTCCAGGAGAACCTGGCCGGCATCCGGGTCGTCCAGGCCTACGCGCAGGAGGAAAACCAACAGCGATATTTCGATGGGTTGAGCCGGGAGTATCGATTTAAGAACCTCGAGCTGACCAAGCGCTGGGGCTATTTCTGGCCGGTCACGAGCGTCCTGTCCGGCCTGGCCGCGACGGTCGTCTTGTGGATCGGTGGCCGCCAGGTTGCCATGCAGACGATGTCCCTCGGGGAACTGGCCGGATTCTACGGGTATCTGGCTATGCTGACCTGGCCCATGATGGCGGTCGGGTATGTCATTACGCTCTATCAGCGCGGTTCAGCCTCGCTGGCGCGCCTCGTGGAGATTCTGGATGCGCCGGTAGCGGCAGGGTATCAGGTGGATTCGACAGCCTCACTGGAGGTACCGGAAACCGGGCAGGTCCCAGAGTTACACGGCAAGATCGAGTTCCGCAATCTGTCTTTCCGCTATGGTCCCGATGCGCCGATCGCCCTGCAAGGGATTACCCTGACGATCCCGGCCGGCACCTGGTGCGGGGTGGTTGGCGACACCGGCGCTGGAAAGAGTACGCTGGTGAGCCTCCTGCTGCGCCTGCACGAGCCGCCGCCTGGAACCCTGTTTATCGACGATGTGGAGATTCGACAGCTTCCTTTGAAAACTCTGAAGCGAGCCATCGGCTATGTCTCTCAAGACATCTTTCTGTTCTCCGATACGATTCGAGAAAACATCCTCTTTGGCAACGGCGATGCCACATCGGAGGAGCTGGAAATGGCGGCCGATCTCGCGCAACTCACCCCCAGTATCCAGGGATTTACGCAGCAATTCGAGACGTTGCTGGGGGAGCGAGGGGTGAGGCTGTCCGGCGGCCAGAAACAACGTACCGCCCTGGCTCGAGCCATCATCAAGAATTCGCCCATCCTGATCCTGGATGACGCTTTTTCCAGCGTGGACACCGAAACCGAGGAGCGGATTCTCGAACAGTTGAAAGGGTTCATGCGCGAGCGGACCACGATCCTGATCTCGCACCGGATCTCAACGGTCATGGCGGCCGATCAGATTGTGTATCTGAAGGAAGGTCGGATCGTGGAGCGGGGCAGTCACGAAGAGTTGCTGTCCTTGCGGGGCCACTACTACCGCCTGTATCGCCGACAGTTGTTGACGCGGGAGATCGATGCCATAAGCGACAATGCAGGGGCGAGGGCATGA
- a CDS encoding ABC transporter ATP-binding protein, with protein sequence MKEEQGRQDEELLGKAYDAQLTRRLCGYLAPYRWWVAVSLLLLFLTTGMQLLGPYITKVAIDTYIAARDLHGLNLAVLAYLITVLVGFLSQYAQSYTMQYTGQRAMHDLRTQLFTHLQRQDLAFFDRNPVGRLMTRVINDVETLNELFGSGVVALLGDLLTLVGIAVAMLALDWRLALISFVSFPLMLSATAAYRKRARENYRDSRRILARMNAYLQENISGMATIQAFGQEARHFNRFKEINTQHRDVLLKSIQYNAIFFPSIELLSAITVGLVLWVGGAMILDGRVLPGVIIAFTQYVHRLFGPIRDLAEKYNILQAAMASSERVFKLLDVQESLIEPATPVHPIRLRGEIEFKDVWLSYAAGEAVLKGISFRVAPGEKVALVGATGAGKTSIISALCRFYDVQSGSVRIDGIDVREWDKRTLRRHLGLVLQDVFLFSGDIARNISLGDLAVSEAQMIEAVQRVHAQGFIDRLPGGFRAVVEERGLTLSQGERQLLSFARALAFDRPILIMDEATSSVDTATELLIQDALRALLLGRTALIIAHRLSTIQFVDRIIVLHKGRIREEGTHQELLASGGLYSRLYELQYQPLT encoded by the coding sequence ATGAAGGAAGAGCAGGGTCGCCAGGACGAGGAACTGCTGGGTAAGGCCTACGATGCCCAACTGACACGGCGGCTGTGCGGGTACCTTGCGCCGTATCGGTGGTGGGTCGCGGTCTCCCTTCTGCTCCTGTTTCTGACGACGGGGATGCAACTGCTTGGGCCGTATATTACCAAAGTCGCGATCGATACTTATATCGCCGCCCGCGATCTGCATGGCCTGAACCTTGCGGTCCTGGCCTATCTGATCACCGTGCTTGTCGGATTCCTGTCCCAATACGCCCAGAGCTACACCATGCAGTATACCGGCCAGCGGGCCATGCATGACCTCAGAACACAGCTCTTTACCCATCTGCAACGACAGGACCTCGCCTTCTTCGACAGGAATCCGGTCGGCCGGCTCATGACCAGGGTCATCAACGATGTGGAGACCCTGAACGAGCTGTTCGGATCGGGGGTCGTCGCGCTGCTGGGCGATCTGCTGACACTGGTCGGGATCGCGGTGGCCATGTTGGCGTTGGACTGGCGCCTGGCTCTGATCTCATTTGTGTCCTTCCCGCTGATGCTGAGCGCGACGGCTGCCTATCGCAAGCGGGCACGCGAAAACTACCGCGACAGCCGACGGATCCTGGCTCGGATGAATGCCTACCTCCAGGAGAACATCTCCGGTATGGCCACCATCCAGGCCTTCGGTCAGGAGGCGCGTCACTTTAATAGGTTTAAAGAGATCAATACCCAGCATCGCGACGTGCTGCTCAAGAGTATCCAGTACAATGCGATCTTTTTCCCCTCGATCGAGCTGTTAAGCGCCATCACCGTCGGCCTCGTCCTCTGGGTGGGCGGCGCCATGATTCTCGACGGGCGGGTCCTCCCCGGCGTCATCATCGCCTTTACTCAGTATGTGCATCGCCTCTTTGGGCCGATTCGTGATCTGGCGGAGAAGTACAACATCCTTCAGGCGGCGATGGCATCGAGCGAACGGGTATTTAAGCTGCTCGATGTGCAGGAATCGCTGATAGAACCTGCCACACCCGTCCACCCAATTCGCCTACGCGGCGAGATCGAGTTCAAGGATGTCTGGCTCTCTTACGCGGCCGGCGAAGCGGTCCTCAAGGGGATCTCCTTCCGGGTGGCCCCCGGCGAAAAGGTGGCCTTAGTTGGCGCCACGGGCGCCGGAAAGACCTCGATCATCTCGGCCCTCTGCCGGTTCTACGATGTTCAGAGCGGCAGCGTTCGGATCGATGGCATCGACGTGCGGGAATGGGATAAACGGACGTTACGGCGGCACCTGGGGTTGGTGCTGCAGGATGTCTTTCTCTTTTCCGGAGATATCGCCCGCAATATCAGCCTCGGCGATCTCGCTGTCTCAGAGGCGCAGATGATCGAAGCAGTGCAACGCGTTCACGCCCAGGGTTTTATCGATCGGCTGCCCGGTGGATTCCGTGCCGTTGTGGAGGAGCGTGGCTTGACGCTCTCCCAGGGCGAACGCCAGCTTCTCTCTTTCGCTAGGGCTCTGGCCTTCGACAGACCGATCCTGATCATGGACGAGGCGACCAGTTCGGTGGATACGGCTACGGAGTTGCTGATTCAGGATGCCCTGAGGGCGCTGCTGCTCGGGCGGACCGCCCTGATCATCGCCCACCGCCTCTCGACTATCCAGTTCGTCGATCGAATCATTGTTCTGCACAAGGGACGCATCCGGGAGGAAGGGACCCATCAGGAATTGCTGGCTAGTGGCGGGCTCTATAGCCGACTCTACGAGTTGCAGTATCAACCCTTGACCTAA
- a CDS encoding NAD-dependent malic enzyme: protein MIDVTEVVDDRRTGETVLEVPLWGRLLLDCSLLNKGSAFSEQERRDFGLVGLLPSRVSTLEEQATRRYEEYLKKTTALEHFLFLRALQDRNETLFYRLLQDHLTEMLPMIYTPEVGEVCQRYSHIYHRSRGLFISYPQRQEMDTILENRPYRQVDVIVVTDGERILGLGDQGVGGIGIPVGKLALYTVCGGVDPGRTLPVVLDVGTNNPERLADPDYLGWRHERVRGPDYDAFVDEFVQAVERHLPGVLLQWEDFGKDHARTLRDRYRDRLCSFNDDIQGTAAVTLAALLAGGRATGRPLGSQRVVILGPGSAGTGISDLLVAALVHEGLSEDEARSRLWLVGRHGLLHTGMCDLRPAQQRYRQPLERLAGWERGPAGEIPLAEVVRRVRPTVLIGVTGQPGLFTEDVIRTLARQVERPILLPLSNPTAQCEALPADLVAWTEGRALVATGSPFPGVAYQGRTIPISQCNNAYVFPGLGLGVIASGARRVTDEMFLAAARVLSDSAPPQTGFDAPLLPPLAEIRALSRRIALVVGLEAQRQELAPRTSLQEWEQLLDTRQWEPRYRPMRPQRRPAD, encoded by the coding sequence ATGATCGATGTCACAGAAGTTGTCGATGATCGTCGTACGGGCGAGACGGTCCTGGAGGTCCCCCTCTGGGGTCGGCTGTTGCTGGACTGCTCCCTGTTGAATAAGGGAAGCGCCTTTTCCGAACAGGAGCGACGCGACTTCGGCTTGGTCGGCCTGCTGCCTTCCCGTGTAAGCACCTTGGAGGAACAGGCGACCCGGAGGTATGAGGAGTACCTGAAGAAGACGACGGCGCTGGAGCACTTCCTTTTCCTCCGTGCCCTGCAGGACCGGAACGAAACGCTATTTTACCGTCTGCTGCAAGACCACCTCACCGAGATGTTGCCGATGATCTACACCCCGGAGGTGGGAGAGGTCTGTCAGCGCTACAGCCATATTTACCACCGGTCTCGCGGACTGTTCATCTCCTATCCACAACGGCAGGAGATGGACACCATTCTGGAAAACCGGCCGTATCGCCAGGTAGACGTGATCGTCGTGACCGATGGCGAGCGCATCCTCGGGCTCGGCGATCAGGGGGTGGGCGGGATCGGCATTCCAGTCGGGAAGTTGGCCCTGTACACCGTGTGCGGCGGGGTAGACCCCGGCCGGACGCTGCCCGTCGTGCTCGATGTGGGGACGAACAACCCGGAGAGGCTGGCGGACCCGGACTACCTCGGCTGGCGGCATGAACGCGTGCGCGGGCCGGACTACGACGCCTTCGTGGACGAGTTCGTGCAGGCTGTGGAGCGGCACCTGCCCGGCGTACTGCTGCAATGGGAGGACTTCGGCAAGGATCATGCCCGCACACTACGGGACCGCTACCGCGACCGGCTCTGCAGTTTCAACGACGACATCCAGGGGACCGCGGCGGTGACCCTCGCCGCCTTGCTGGCTGGGGGGAGGGCCACCGGCCGCCCTCTGGGCAGCCAGCGCGTGGTCATCTTGGGCCCCGGCTCGGCCGGGACGGGTATCAGCGATCTGCTGGTGGCGGCGCTGGTCCATGAAGGGTTATCCGAGGATGAGGCCCGATCGCGGCTCTGGCTGGTCGGGCGCCACGGTCTGCTGCACACGGGGATGTGCGATCTCAGGCCGGCTCAGCAGCGGTACCGCCAGCCGCTGGAGCGGCTCGCCGGCTGGGAGCGCGGGCCGGCCGGAGAGATTCCCCTGGCCGAGGTGGTGCGTCGCGTGCGACCGACGGTGCTGATCGGCGTGACCGGCCAGCCCGGTCTCTTCACCGAAGACGTGATCCGGACCCTGGCCCGGCAGGTTGAGCGCCCCATTCTCTTGCCGCTTTCCAACCCAACGGCCCAGTGTGAGGCTTTGCCGGCCGACCTGGTGGCCTGGACCGAGGGGCGGGCGCTGGTGGCAACCGGCAGCCCCTTCCCAGGTGTCGCGTACCAAGGACGCACCATCCCGATCAGCCAGTGCAACAACGCCTACGTCTTCCCCGGATTGGGCCTGGGCGTGATCGCCTCGGGGGCCCGGCGTGTCACAGACGAGATGTTCCTGGCGGCAGCACGGGTCCTGAGCGACAGTGCGCCCCCACAGACGGGATTCGACGCGCCCCTCCTGCCGCCGCTTGCAGAGATCCGCGCCCTATCGCGTCGCATCGCGCTGGTCGTGGGACTCGAAGCCCAGCGCCAGGAACTCGCCCCGCGAACCTCGCTCCAGGAGTGGGAGCAACTACTGGATACCAGACAGTGGGAGCCGCGTTATCGGCCCATGCGTCCCCAACGTCGCCCAGCGGATTGA
- the gspE gene encoding type II secretion system ATPase GspE gives MSSRQAGGVREPLGEILVREGWVTREQLQRGLVHQREVSKRLGETLVELGYVSEEDVAKALALQCAVPYLSLAALSITPVPNRLSPKYLREHKVFPIEAKDGALTVAMSDLTDPYTLDDLRLSTGLAITVCLAQEREILEAIDQYYGDGQTTIEKIVKGYNEEEGGAPGEDREDVDHLRDLASEAPVIQLVNLLITRAVEARASDIHIEPFEDTLRIRYRVDGVLVDHESPPKRLQRAVISRVKIMSKMNIAERRLPQDGRIRLQILGKDLDLRVSTIPTLYGESVVMRILDRSSLLLSLGEIGFPDDVRLQFQRLIRKPHGMILVTGPTGSGKTTTLYTALSEINSADKKIITIEDPVEYQLRGVNQIHVKAKIGLTFANGLRSIVRQDPDIIMIGEIRDAETADIAIHSALTGHLVFSTLHTNDAPGAITRLLDMGIENYLVSSVLVAVLAQRLVRVICPECREAYQLEATAVRKMGIKAEVAHALHVFRGKGCAACNFTGYHGRRGIYEFLVISEEIQQLILEKADSNMIRQKALQLGMKTLWEDGWRNVELGVTTLEDLLRVTKEEA, from the coding sequence ATGAGTAGTCGGCAAGCTGGCGGGGTACGCGAACCGCTCGGTGAAATCCTGGTTCGTGAGGGCTGGGTTACTCGGGAACAGCTTCAACGAGGATTAGTTCACCAACGGGAGGTCAGTAAACGGCTTGGAGAAACTCTTGTAGAGCTTGGGTATGTATCAGAAGAAGACGTCGCAAAAGCTCTTGCCCTGCAATGTGCAGTCCCTTATCTGTCCCTCGCAGCCCTCTCGATTACACCGGTGCCGAACCGTCTGTCGCCGAAATACCTGCGAGAGCATAAGGTCTTCCCGATTGAGGCCAAAGATGGCGCGTTAACCGTTGCGATGAGCGATCTGACTGATCCATATACCCTGGACGACCTCCGGCTAAGCACGGGTCTCGCTATCACAGTCTGTTTAGCTCAGGAGCGGGAGATCCTTGAGGCGATTGATCAGTATTATGGCGATGGTCAGACAACGATCGAGAAGATCGTCAAGGGGTACAACGAAGAGGAGGGTGGGGCGCCTGGCGAGGATCGCGAAGACGTCGATCACCTGCGGGACCTGGCCTCCGAGGCCCCCGTCATCCAGCTCGTGAACCTCCTCATCACTCGGGCGGTCGAGGCTCGCGCCAGCGACATCCACATCGAGCCGTTCGAGGATACCCTTCGGATCCGTTACCGGGTGGATGGCGTGCTGGTGGACCACGAGTCCCCTCCCAAGCGGCTCCAGCGAGCGGTGATCTCGCGGGTCAAGATCATGTCGAAGATGAACATCGCCGAGCGACGTCTTCCGCAGGACGGCCGGATCCGCCTTCAGATTCTCGGCAAGGACCTCGACCTCCGAGTCTCCACGATCCCGACATTGTACGGCGAGAGCGTCGTGATGCGGATCCTGGATCGCAGCAGCCTCCTCTTGAGCTTGGGGGAGATTGGCTTTCCCGATGACGTACGGCTGCAGTTTCAGCGCCTGATCCGCAAGCCCCACGGTATGATTCTGGTGACGGGGCCGACGGGAAGCGGCAAGACCACGACTCTCTACACTGCGTTGAGCGAGATCAACTCAGCCGACAAAAAGATCATTACTATCGAGGACCCGGTGGAGTATCAGCTTCGGGGTGTCAATCAGATTCACGTCAAAGCCAAGATCGGCTTGACCTTCGCCAACGGCCTCCGCTCGATTGTTCGCCAGGATCCCGACATCATCATGATCGGAGAGATCCGCGATGCGGAGACGGCGGATATCGCCATCCATTCGGCTCTTACCGGACATCTCGTCTTCAGTACCCTGCACACGAACGATGCGCCCGGCGCAATTACTCGACTTCTGGACATGGGCATCGAAAACTACTTGGTCTCCAGCGTCCTGGTGGCGGTCCTGGCTCAGCGCCTGGTGCGCGTCATCTGCCCTGAGTGCAGAGAGGCGTACCAATTGGAGGCGACCGCTGTCCGGAAAATGGGGATCAAGGCTGAGGTCGCTCACGCGCTGCATGTGTTTCGGGGTAAGGGCTGCGCCGCCTGTAACTTTACCGGCTATCATGGTCGTAGAGGTATCTACGAGTTTTTGGTGATCAGCGAAGAGATTCAACAATTGATCCTGGAGAAAGCCGACTCCAACATGATTCGGCAGAAGGCGCTCCAGCTTGGCATGAAGACGCTCTGGGAGGATGGATGGAGGAACGTCGAGTTGGGGGTCACGACCCTGGAGGACCTGCTCCGAGTCACTAAAGAGGAGGCGTAA
- a CDS encoding type II toxin-antitoxin system HicA family toxin, which yields MKRKELIKKLMAAGCVFVRPGARHDLYMNPKTNRKQPVPRHTEIDENLARHILKILE from the coding sequence ATGAAGCGGAAGGAACTGATCAAGAAACTCATGGCCGCTGGTTGTGTTTTTGTCCGTCCCGGCGCACGACATGACTTATATATGAACCCGAAGACCAACCGGAAGCAACCCGTGCCTCGGCATACGGAAATAGACGAGAACTTGGCCAGACACATATTGAAGATTTTGGAATGA
- a CDS encoding CBS domain-containing protein, translating into MLVKRYMQTKVVMVGLEERANAALYMMKKKGIRHLLVTDNGKLRGIVTDRDFRLMRPSPATSLSIYEVHYLLDKLTVKEIMTKKVIAVTPETTIAEAARLLLNRRIGALPVLKDEKVVGIITETDMIRALIDLEEAS; encoded by the coding sequence ATGCTAGTCAAACGGTACATGCAAACCAAAGTGGTCATGGTCGGTCTCGAGGAGCGGGCCAACGCCGCGCTGTACATGATGAAGAAGAAGGGTATTCGACATCTCCTCGTGACCGATAACGGCAAGCTACGAGGGATCGTCACCGATCGGGACTTTCGGCTTATGAGGCCCTCTCCTGCCACGAGCCTGTCTATCTACGAGGTTCACTACCTGCTGGATAAATTGACAGTGAAAGAGATCATGACCAAGAAAGTGATCGCCGTGACGCCGGAAACCACGATTGCCGAGGCGGCGCGCCTGCTCCTCAACCGACGGATTGGCGCGCTGCCGGTATTAAAGGATGAGAAGGTCGTCGGCATTATCACCGAGACGGACATGATCCGAGCCCTGATCGATCTGGAGGAGGCTTCGTAA
- the amrS gene encoding AmmeMemoRadiSam system radical SAM enzyme has product MPAVMTLADTLARLTKEGELYEKLPNRRVRCYACGHRCLIPEGRQGVCRVRFNKGGVLQVPTGYVSALQVDPVEKKPFYHVLPGSLAMSFGMLGCDFHCGYCQNWLTSQALRDPEAVSPPELVSADDLVGMAERHRAPIVASTYNEPLITSEWAVEIFRVAKANGLKTAYISNGNGTPQVIEHLKPWVDLYKVDLKGFNDANYRKLGGVLGNVLETITLLVEKQFWVEIVTLIVPEFNDSDAELTQIAEFLASVSVDLPWHVTAFHQDYKMLDHANTTVATLLRAAEIGKKAGLRYVYAGNLPGRVGAHENTYCPVCHKLLIERNGYTILKNTLKDGACPTCGTTIPGVWH; this is encoded by the coding sequence ATGCCGGCCGTGATGACCCTTGCTGATACCTTAGCCAGACTCACCAAGGAGGGGGAGCTGTACGAGAAGCTTCCCAACCGGCGGGTGCGGTGTTATGCGTGCGGCCACCGATGTCTGATCCCGGAGGGGCGACAAGGGGTCTGCCGGGTCCGGTTCAACAAGGGAGGCGTCCTGCAAGTTCCCACCGGCTACGTCAGCGCCTTGCAGGTCGATCCGGTGGAGAAGAAACCATTTTATCATGTGCTCCCCGGCTCACTCGCCATGAGCTTCGGGATGCTCGGTTGCGATTTCCATTGCGGCTACTGCCAGAATTGGCTCACGTCGCAGGCGTTGCGCGATCCCGAGGCGGTGAGCCCGCCGGAGCTGGTGTCGGCCGACGACCTGGTCGGCATGGCGGAACGTCACCGCGCGCCGATCGTCGCCAGTACCTACAACGAACCCCTGATCACCAGCGAGTGGGCGGTCGAGATCTTCCGCGTGGCCAAAGCGAACGGCTTAAAGACTGCCTACATCAGCAACGGCAACGGCACGCCGCAGGTGATCGAGCACCTGAAGCCCTGGGTGGACCTGTACAAGGTCGATTTGAAGGGGTTCAACGACGCCAACTACCGGAAGCTGGGCGGCGTGTTAGGAAACGTCCTGGAGACGATCACGCTGCTTGTGGAGAAGCAGTTTTGGGTTGAGATCGTCACACTCATCGTGCCGGAGTTCAACGATTCGGATGCGGAGTTGACCCAGATCGCCGAGTTTCTGGCGTCTGTCTCCGTCGATCTTCCTTGGCATGTCACGGCGTTCCATCAGGATTACAAGATGCTGGACCATGCCAACACGACGGTTGCCACCCTGCTCCGAGCGGCCGAGATCGGAAAGAAAGCCGGCCTGCGTTATGTCTATGCCGGCAATCTGCCGGGCCGCGTCGGCGCACACGAGAACACCTACTGTCCTGTGTGCCACAAACTGCTGATCGAGCGGAACGGCTACACCATCCTTAAAAATACCCTCAAAGACGGCGCCTGCCCCACCTGCGGGACCACGATCCCCGGCGTCTGGCACTAA
- a CDS encoding type II toxin-antitoxin system HicB family antitoxin, with protein METKLKMVYWKGEKYWVGKLVDHPEIMTQGENLQELEENIVDAYRLMAFDDIPAEHAIKEITLVV; from the coding sequence ATGGAAACGAAGCTGAAAATGGTCTACTGGAAGGGAGAAAAGTATTGGGTCGGTAAGCTAGTCGATCACCCAGAGATCATGACGCAGGGCGAAAACCTTCAGGAGTTGGAAGAGAATATCGTTGATGCATATCGGCTGATGGCTTTTGATGATATTCCGGCGGAACATGCGATTAAAGAAATTACCTTGGTCGTATGA
- a CDS encoding SDR family oxidoreductase, whose translation MTTTTQSPGLHGWALILGASSGFGGAASLALAKAGMHIFGVHLDRRATMPNVDRITAEIKQTGREAVFFNVNASDPEKRREVLDQMEKILADRGESSSVKVILHSLAFGTLKPFVAPSPKDTITQAQMDMTLDVMAHSLIYWVQELVTRKLMVCGGRVYAMTSSGGTRVWAGYGAVSAAKAALESHIRQLAMELAPLGITANAIRAGVTDTPALRKIPGNREIVQIALAMNPSGRLTTPEDIAAALVVLSRPETYWMTGNVLGVDGGEDIVGFSTNSPFMAGGAERPTPA comes from the coding sequence ATGACTACAACAACGCAGAGTCCTGGGCTGCATGGGTGGGCCCTGATCCTGGGGGCCTCAAGCGGCTTCGGTGGAGCCGCCTCTCTTGCCCTGGCGAAAGCAGGGATGCATATTTTCGGTGTACACCTGGACCGTAGAGCAACGATGCCGAATGTGGACCGGATTACCGCCGAGATCAAACAAACCGGGCGGGAAGCGGTCTTCTTCAACGTGAACGCCTCCGATCCGGAGAAACGGCGCGAGGTCCTGGATCAGATGGAGAAGATCCTGGCTGATCGAGGGGAGTCTTCCTCGGTGAAGGTGATATTACACTCCCTCGCCTTCGGGACACTGAAGCCGTTTGTCGCCCCTTCGCCCAAGGACACCATCACCCAAGCTCAGATGGACATGACCCTGGATGTGATGGCTCACAGCCTCATCTATTGGGTACAGGAGCTGGTGACGCGGAAGTTGATGGTCTGCGGTGGGCGAGTGTACGCGATGACCAGCTCCGGTGGGACGCGGGTCTGGGCCGGCTATGGGGCCGTGTCGGCGGCCAAGGCGGCCCTGGAGTCGCACATCCGACAGCTCGCGATGGAGTTGGCCCCCCTGGGGATCACGGCGAACGCTATCCGCGCAGGGGTTACCGATACTCCGGCGCTTCGAAAGATTCCCGGAAACCGGGAGATCGTCCAGATCGCGCTGGCGATGAATCCCTCCGGCCGCCTCACCACGCCCGAGGACATCGCCGCAGCCCTCGTGGTCTTGAGCCGCCCGGAAACCTACTGGATGACGGGCAACGTGCTCGGGGTGGATGGAGGCGAGGATATCGTGGGGTTCTCCACCAACTCCCCTTTCATGGCGGGAGGTGCAGAAAGGCCGACACCCGCTTGA